In Chitinibacter sp. SCUT-21, a single genomic region encodes these proteins:
- the flgE gene encoding flagellar hook protein FlgE encodes MGFQQGLSGLGAAAKNLDVIGNNVANVNTVGFKGSRAEFADIYASTFGTASNIAGIGAKVTTIAQQFSQGNTTSTNNPLDIAITGNGFFRMQDQSGSISYARNGQFQLNKDGYIVNNGQFLTGWGVDQGTGVFLEGAVPQPIQLQFANIGARETGGSGVTGAGLTLGLNLNAADKVINDPTNPVAPGAAFSSSDPTTYNYSTSATVFDSLGVAHTQTMYFRKQDPGSVPAGAVGSWNIYYAVDGKDVNVDGSLAPNPGTKLAGVISFDANGKYTNYSSNITATPGSTAAATDDWLHVTAGPTGIDNGSNGLSFQLFFNKSTQFGSPYNVNTLTQDGYTDGVLTGISVSKEGVVQGRYSNGQSRNVAKVVLSTFTNPQGLQPLGDNRWAESFGSGQPLTNGPGQGNTGFLQAAAVEDSNVDLTSELVNLITAQRNYQANAQTVKAQDTILQTIVNLR; translated from the coding sequence ATGGGTTTCCAACAAGGCTTAAGTGGTCTAGGTGCTGCGGCAAAAAATCTGGACGTCATCGGCAATAACGTTGCCAACGTTAATACCGTTGGTTTTAAAGGTTCACGTGCCGAATTTGCCGATATTTACGCCAGCACATTTGGTACGGCTTCGAATATTGCGGGGATTGGTGCGAAAGTGACGACGATTGCGCAGCAATTTTCGCAAGGTAATACGACATCAACAAATAACCCGCTCGATATCGCAATTACTGGCAATGGTTTTTTCCGCATGCAAGATCAATCCGGTAGTATCAGTTATGCACGTAACGGCCAGTTTCAACTTAATAAAGACGGCTATATCGTCAACAATGGTCAGTTTCTAACTGGTTGGGGGGTGGATCAAGGTACGGGGGTTTTCCTGGAAGGGGCTGTACCTCAGCCAATTCAATTGCAGTTCGCTAATATTGGTGCGCGTGAAACAGGAGGGTCTGGTGTTACTGGGGCAGGTTTAACACTCGGGCTTAATCTAAATGCAGCGGACAAAGTTATTAATGACCCCACCAATCCAGTTGCACCAGGCGCTGCTTTTTCTTCTTCAGATCCTACGACCTATAATTATTCGACTTCAGCCACCGTGTTTGACTCACTGGGGGTTGCTCATACCCAGACAATGTATTTCCGCAAGCAAGATCCTGGTTCGGTACCTGCGGGAGCAGTGGGTAGCTGGAATATTTATTACGCAGTCGATGGAAAAGATGTGAATGTTGATGGGAGCTTGGCGCCAAATCCAGGGACGAAGTTGGCAGGTGTGATTAGCTTCGATGCAAATGGTAAATATACAAATTATTCATCGAATATCACCGCAACACCAGGTTCTACGGCTGCTGCTACTGATGATTGGTTGCATGTCACGGCAGGGCCTACCGGGATTGATAATGGTTCAAATGGGTTAAGTTTTCAGCTCTTTTTTAATAAGTCGACGCAATTTGGCAGTCCTTACAATGTAAATACCTTAACGCAAGATGGTTACACCGATGGTGTTTTGACTGGGATTTCAGTGAGTAAGGAAGGGGTTGTGCAAGGCCGTTATTCAAATGGCCAAAGTCGCAATGTCGCCAAAGTAGTTCTCTCTACCTTCACCAACCCGCAAGGCTTGCAACCCTTGGGGGATAATCGCTGGGCTGAGTCTTTTGGTTCTGGGCAGCCTTTAACCAATGGGCCAGGTCAAGGTAATACCGGTTTTTTACAAGCAGCTGCGGTTGAAGACTCGAATGTGGATTTGACTTCGGAGTTGGTGAATTTGATTACCGCTCAACGTAATTATCAGGCCAATGCGCAAACGGTAAAAGCGCAAGATACGATCTTGCAAACGATCGTGAATCTACGTTAA
- a CDS encoding SPFH domain-containing protein codes for MGLGSFIKKQFIDILQWNEDSDGVLAYRYPMADFEIQYGASLTVRESQAAVFINEGQVADVFGAGMYKLTTQTLPVLTYLKNWDKLFESPFKSDVYFFSTRLQLGRKWGTPQPITIRDADFGMVRMRAFGVYSYKLVDPKLFFSEISGTREVYTRDDLELQLRNLVVATMTSALGGAGVPFLDMAGNQGLMSQKISEALTPVFAKYGLELDNFAVENISLPEELQKAIDTRITMGMIGNMQTYTQYQAANAIPLAAQNEGGLAGIGAGMAAGVGVGQVMAGAMTNALGLGGVAAPAGAGVVIGADGGMGVGVMAGGVQQPVPQQGTAPADPNSPQAKLAQLKGLLDQGLISQADYDSAKAEVLKKLIG; via the coding sequence ATGGGTCTCGGTTCATTTATTAAAAAGCAATTTATCGACATTCTGCAGTGGAATGAGGACAGCGATGGCGTGTTGGCGTATCGCTATCCGATGGCCGATTTCGAGATTCAGTATGGCGCCAGCCTGACAGTGCGTGAATCGCAGGCGGCGGTGTTTATTAATGAAGGCCAAGTCGCCGATGTGTTTGGCGCGGGCATGTATAAGCTGACCACGCAAACGCTGCCGGTGCTCACTTACCTGAAAAACTGGGACAAGCTGTTCGAGTCGCCGTTTAAATCGGACGTTTATTTCTTTAGTACCCGCCTGCAGCTTGGCCGTAAATGGGGCACGCCGCAGCCGATCACGATACGCGACGCTGATTTTGGCATGGTACGGATGCGCGCGTTTGGCGTGTATTCGTATAAATTGGTCGATCCGAAACTGTTTTTTAGCGAAATCAGCGGCACGCGTGAGGTATACACGCGTGATGATTTAGAACTGCAATTGCGCAACCTCGTCGTCGCCACGATGACCTCAGCCTTGGGTGGCGCAGGCGTACCATTCCTCGATATGGCCGGCAATCAAGGCCTGATGAGCCAGAAAATCAGCGAAGCGTTAACGCCGGTGTTTGCCAAATACGGCCTTGAGCTCGACAACTTCGCGGTGGAAAACATCAGCTTGCCTGAAGAACTGCAAAAAGCTATCGACACGCGCATCACGATGGGCATGATCGGCAATATGCAAACCTACACGCAATACCAAGCCGCCAACGCCATTCCGCTCGCGGCGCAAAACGAAGGTGGTTTGGCAGGCATTGGCGCGGGTATGGCCGCTGGTGTCGGCGTCGGCCAAGTGATGGCGGGCGCGATGACCAATGCTTTGGGGCTAGGCGGCGTAGCAGCGCCGGCGGGCGCTGGAGTCGTTATTGGTGCCGATGGGGGTATGGGCGTGGGGGTAATGGCAGGAGGAGTGCAACAGCCAGTACCTCAGCAGGGTACTGCGCCAGCCGATCCCAACAGCCCACAAGCCAAGCTAGCCCAGCTCAAAGGCTTGCTCGATCAGGGCTTGATTAGCCAAGCCGATTACGATAGCGCCAAAGCGGAAGTATTGAAAAAATTGATTGGCTAA
- a CDS encoding GFA family protein has product MSLQGSCACGAVKYEVAKLASAIAHCHCQTCRKTHAAAFNSAAGVEPSDFRWLQGEDLLSQFESSAGKIRYFCSGCGSHLLAKKEGRPLWVLRVATLDEDPQARPEQHIWASHRKPWLAYEGLAEHEEWQPGRG; this is encoded by the coding sequence ATGAGCTTGCAAGGTTCATGCGCCTGCGGTGCGGTTAAATATGAAGTCGCCAAATTAGCGAGCGCAATTGCGCACTGCCATTGCCAAACCTGCCGCAAAACTCACGCTGCTGCTTTTAATTCGGCGGCGGGCGTAGAGCCGAGTGATTTTCGCTGGCTGCAAGGTGAAGACCTGCTCAGTCAATTTGAATCGTCGGCGGGCAAGATTCGGTATTTTTGCTCAGGCTGCGGCAGCCATTTACTAGCGAAAAAAGAAGGGCGCCCGCTTTGGGTATTGCGCGTTGCGACTTTGGATGAAGACCCGCAAGCGCGGCCAGAGCAGCATATTTGGGCGTCGCATCGCAAACCGTGGCTGGCGTATGAGGGTTTAGCCGAGCACGAAGAATGGCAGCCGGGGAGGGGCTAA
- a CDS encoding DUF350 domain-containing protein translates to MLESYLPPLIGYFSYLASGVAMLIVFAMLYIKITPYDEIKLVREGNVAAALSFAGALIGFSFALASSAWHLNHLVFFVIWGALAGLMQILVYAFLVKCIKGMPEQIMNNNVAVGVLAGSISVAVGVINAGCLS, encoded by the coding sequence ATGCTAGAAAGCTATCTACCGCCATTAATTGGCTATTTCAGCTACCTCGCCAGCGGCGTGGCGATGCTGATTGTGTTTGCGATGCTGTACATCAAAATCACGCCGTACGACGAAATCAAGCTGGTGCGCGAAGGCAATGTAGCCGCCGCCTTATCGTTCGCCGGAGCCCTGATCGGCTTTTCATTCGCACTGGCCTCGAGCGCTTGGCATTTAAATCACTTGGTGTTTTTTGTCATCTGGGGTGCGCTAGCCGGCCTGATGCAAATTTTGGTTTACGCCTTTTTGGTGAAATGTATTAAGGGTATGCCTGAGCAGATTATGAATAATAACGTTGCTGTGGGTGTACTGGCAGGGAGTATTTCGGTCGCGGTCGGTGTGATTAATGCGGGGTGTTTGTCTTAA
- the speD gene encoding adenosylmethionine decarboxylase produces MKLESIPPLPALAVGRHLIADLQGCDVAALADPALIAKAMLAAAQAGQATVLQQHFHHFGAGQGVTGMLLLMESHISIHTWPEHGYAAVDLFMCGAANAEAALAVLEQLLRAQRIERQVMIRGFTP; encoded by the coding sequence ATGAAATTGGAATCTATCCCGCCCCTGCCAGCCTTGGCTGTGGGCCGTCATTTGATTGCCGATTTGCAAGGCTGCGATGTAGCCGCCTTGGCCGATCCAGCGCTGATTGCCAAGGCCATGCTCGCGGCGGCACAAGCGGGCCAAGCCACAGTGCTACAGCAGCACTTCCATCATTTTGGCGCAGGGCAAGGCGTCACCGGCATGCTGCTACTGATGGAATCGCACATCAGCATCCACACGTGGCCCGAGCACGGCTATGCGGCGGTCGATTTATTTATGTGCGGCGCGGCCAATGCTGAGGCGGCGCTGGCGGTGCTAGAGCAATTGTTGCGCGCCCAGCGAATTGAGCGGCAAGTGATGATTCGGGGATTTACACCGTAG
- the flgB gene encoding flagellar basal body rod protein FlgB encodes MLAKIDDYFRNQETALKMRSYRQEILASNIANADTPNYKARDFDFKAAFETAREGQQMPTLATSDARHLQPSQKIDIFSPELLYRNERQPSIDGNTVEMDSEMKEFTDNAIRYQASVTFMQRRIESMKTALTGQ; translated from the coding sequence ATGCTGGCCAAAATCGACGATTATTTTCGCAATCAGGAAACCGCGCTGAAAATGCGCTCGTATCGCCAAGAAATTTTGGCATCCAATATTGCCAATGCCGATACACCAAACTACAAAGCGCGTGATTTTGATTTTAAGGCCGCGTTTGAAACTGCGCGCGAAGGTCAGCAAATGCCGACGCTGGCGACGAGCGATGCGCGCCATCTACAACCCTCGCAAAAAATCGATATTTTCTCGCCCGAGCTGTTGTATCGCAATGAGCGTCAGCCTTCGATCGACGGCAATACCGTTGAGATGGATAGCGAGATGAAAGAATTTACCGATAACGCGATTCGCTATCAGGCCTCGGTGACGTTTATGCAGCGCCGGATTGAATCGATGAAAACGGCACTGACTGGGCAATAA
- a CDS encoding antibiotic biosynthesis monooxygenase, translating to MSEIVCIAEFISKEGQQNELQAQLQSLIAPTRAESGCLSYALHRAVDCDKTYTMIERFKSKADFELHGQQDYLQRFIQIAPSLTDSIKVTLSEAV from the coding sequence ATGAGCGAAATCGTTTGTATTGCCGAATTTATCAGTAAAGAAGGTCAGCAAAATGAATTGCAGGCCCAGTTGCAAAGCCTGATCGCGCCGACCCGCGCTGAGAGTGGCTGCCTGAGCTATGCCTTGCATCGTGCCGTTGATTGCGACAAAACCTACACGATGATTGAACGGTTTAAATCTAAAGCTGATTTTGAATTACATGGCCAGCAGGATTATTTGCAACGCTTTATTCAAATTGCGCCGAGTTTGACTGATTCAATCAAAGTAACGCTAAGCGAAGCGGTTTAA
- a CDS encoding DUF6404 family protein, with the protein MAQDVEFDRKKAAALAAFQAKTAETEWQYLEQWPWLLRAQWALGLRTKPMYFNSLCGEALQGCFRFGVLLLAAFFSAMRGATWSSIGFLLFFVCFCFIYALCIRAYARKKQLPSWESL; encoded by the coding sequence ATGGCGCAAGATGTAGAGTTTGATCGCAAAAAGGCGGCTGCTTTGGCTGCATTTCAAGCCAAAACGGCGGAAACAGAATGGCAATACTTGGAGCAATGGCCTTGGTTGCTCAGAGCTCAGTGGGCTTTAGGTTTAAGAACTAAGCCAATGTACTTCAACTCACTGTGTGGTGAAGCTCTGCAAGGCTGCTTCCGTTTTGGTGTTCTATTACTCGCAGCATTCTTTTCTGCAATGAGAGGCGCCACCTGGAGTTCGATTGGTTTTCTTTTGTTCTTCGTGTGCTTCTGCTTTATTTATGCTTTATGCATTAGAGCGTATGCCCGTAAAAAACAATTACCTAGTTGGGAAAGCCTTTAA
- the flgF gene encoding flagellar basal-body rod protein FlgF, giving the protein MDRLIYVAMSGAKNSETRQATIANNLANVTTPGFRAELANARAVAALGGPGIGTRAFVVQQSASADFSPGIFQQTGRDLDVAVRGNGWLAVQTPSGEAYTRNGSFAIDAAGLLKTHSGEIVQGESGPLTIPENNRATIAPDGTVTAIDIANPTQTVEVGRLKLVNPADDQLEKGLDGLFRLRSGEVAQADAAVRLASGGIEGSNVNSVEQLVNMISTQRHFDMQVKLLTTAEQNSRSASSLLSLNG; this is encoded by the coding sequence ATGGATAGACTGATTTATGTGGCGATGTCCGGAGCTAAAAATAGCGAAACTCGCCAAGCGACGATTGCCAATAATTTAGCCAATGTTACTACGCCAGGCTTTCGTGCTGAATTAGCCAATGCGCGCGCGGTGGCGGCTTTAGGTGGTCCGGGTATTGGAACGCGTGCTTTTGTGGTGCAGCAATCAGCTTCAGCCGATTTTAGCCCCGGCATATTTCAGCAAACTGGGCGTGATTTAGATGTGGCGGTTCGTGGTAACGGTTGGTTGGCAGTGCAAACGCCGTCGGGCGAAGCGTATACGCGCAATGGCAGTTTTGCTATTGATGCTGCCGGCTTATTAAAGACGCATTCTGGGGAGATTGTGCAGGGCGAAAGTGGCCCGCTCACTATTCCAGAAAACAATCGCGCAACGATTGCGCCTGATGGTACGGTCACTGCAATTGACATCGCCAACCCAACGCAAACCGTCGAAGTCGGCCGCTTGAAGCTGGTAAATCCAGCAGATGATCAGCTTGAAAAAGGCTTGGATGGCCTGTTTCGTTTACGTAGTGGTGAAGTTGCCCAAGCAGATGCTGCAGTGCGCTTAGCTAGTGGCGGGATTGAAGGTAGTAATGTCAATTCGGTTGAGCAGCTAGTGAATATGATTTCAACGCAGCGCCACTTTGATATGCAAGTCAAGTTACTGACTACCGCCGAGCAGAACTCTCGTTCGGCTAGTTCATTATTGTCACTGAACGGTTAA
- a CDS encoding flagellar hook assembly protein FlgD, protein MATNPVSGQFDYTSLNARKAVTKTQTEEQQDRFMKLLVKQLQSQDPMNPMDNAQTTSQIAQINTVSGIEKLNASMSQMTSLYAGTQVMQAANLIGKEVLSPGKGFRFDGTKPADLRFEVPEGASNGMAKIYDDKGVEVAKVPVTTSKSGLVQVEWDGKKADGTALPAGNYTVTANAQKDGKEIALNTVTWQVAKSVEFGSDGVAVYLANGDKTNFGGIIQIQSAAG, encoded by the coding sequence ATGGCAACGAATCCAGTATCAGGCCAATTTGATTACACCTCGCTCAATGCTCGTAAAGCGGTGACCAAAACGCAAACTGAAGAGCAGCAAGATCGCTTTATGAAATTGCTGGTCAAACAATTGCAATCGCAAGACCCGATGAACCCGATGGACAACGCGCAAACGACGAGCCAGATTGCGCAAATTAATACGGTGAGCGGGATTGAAAAGCTCAATGCATCCATGTCGCAAATGACGAGTTTGTACGCCGGCACGCAAGTGATGCAGGCGGCAAATTTGATCGGCAAAGAAGTGCTCTCTCCCGGCAAGGGTTTCCGCTTTGACGGTACTAAACCGGCTGATTTGCGCTTTGAGGTGCCAGAAGGTGCTAGTAATGGCATGGCGAAGATTTACGACGACAAAGGTGTAGAAGTGGCCAAAGTGCCGGTTACCACGAGTAAATCAGGTTTGGTGCAAGTAGAGTGGGACGGCAAAAAGGCCGATGGCACGGCCTTGCCAGCTGGCAATTACACTGTAACTGCTAATGCACAAAAAGATGGCAAGGAAATTGCTTTGAACACGGTGACTTGGCAAGTGGCCAAATCAGTTGAATTTGGTAGTGACGGTGTTGCGGTGTATTTAGCCAATGGGGATAAAACCAATTTTGGCGGGATCATCCAGATTCAGTCAGCAGCTGGTTAA
- a CDS encoding DUF4178 domain-containing protein, with the protein MFRTACPSCGAEVLFRSTISAIAVCEYCQSTVLRSADEVKDIGKIGKVLEDYSPLQIGTSGVFVGRAFTVIGRIQLRYDAGLWNEWYVSFDDGKYGWLGDTCGQYMFTLPLPEGAAANAQPFEYLSPEMRYEHGGRAYVVTDKRTAQCVGGQGELPFVVGNGYVAKVVDCRSGDRFLTLDYSDVNAAKPNPQLYVGEAVELKNLQAQLLRSDDDIQRSAGRLKGTANVLDCPNCGNQLQYRAGVATQIVCAACGSEVDCSGDRALVLTKHTEAERYHATLDCGDSAMINGTKWTVIGLIEMVETDDEDSHWSEYLLHNWQHGFQWLVEAKDGWSRVKVLNEMPESWSEAHAQYRGLRYSKMYDSYTAKVCYAAGAFNWRVSVGDRVQLWEYQNGPMRLCKEKNNAEIVWSQAEKVMNAQIAQWFGKKDVQTLKSDSIEPQADQRSQAWRYTMILLAINLPLVLFGHDVIEALFWTGMAAYMLHWPLNKGESD; encoded by the coding sequence ATGTTCCGTACCGCTTGCCCCTCGTGCGGGGCTGAGGTTTTATTTCGCTCGACCATTTCGGCGATCGCTGTCTGCGAGTATTGCCAATCCACCGTGTTGCGTAGTGCCGATGAGGTCAAAGACATCGGCAAAATTGGCAAGGTGCTGGAGGACTATTCGCCGCTCCAGATCGGCACGTCTGGCGTATTTGTGGGCCGCGCGTTTACCGTGATTGGCCGGATTCAGCTGCGCTACGATGCCGGATTATGGAACGAGTGGTATGTCTCGTTTGACGATGGTAAGTATGGCTGGCTGGGCGATACCTGTGGGCAGTATATGTTCACGCTGCCACTGCCTGAAGGCGCCGCGGCCAATGCGCAGCCGTTTGAATATCTTTCGCCCGAAATGCGCTACGAGCACGGCGGCCGCGCTTATGTGGTAACGGATAAACGCACTGCGCAGTGCGTTGGCGGGCAGGGTGAATTGCCGTTTGTGGTTGGCAATGGCTATGTCGCCAAAGTGGTCGATTGCCGTAGTGGCGATCGTTTTCTAACGCTTGATTATTCCGATGTGAATGCGGCCAAACCCAATCCCCAACTCTATGTTGGCGAGGCGGTCGAGCTAAAAAATCTGCAAGCGCAATTGCTGCGTAGCGATGACGATATTCAGCGCAGCGCGGGGCGACTCAAAGGCACGGCGAATGTGCTCGATTGCCCAAATTGCGGTAATCAGCTGCAGTATCGTGCTGGTGTCGCGACGCAAATTGTGTGTGCAGCGTGTGGTTCTGAAGTCGATTGCTCGGGCGATCGGGCACTGGTGCTGACTAAGCACACCGAAGCCGAGCGCTACCATGCGACGCTGGATTGCGGTGATTCAGCAATGATTAATGGCACAAAGTGGACGGTGATCGGTTTGATCGAAATGGTCGAAACCGACGACGAAGACTCGCATTGGAGCGAATACCTGCTGCACAACTGGCAGCATGGCTTTCAATGGCTGGTTGAGGCCAAAGACGGCTGGTCGCGCGTAAAAGTGCTGAACGAAATGCCCGAGAGCTGGAGCGAGGCGCATGCGCAATATCGCGGGCTGCGTTATAGCAAAATGTACGACAGCTACACGGCCAAAGTCTGTTACGCCGCGGGCGCGTTTAACTGGCGCGTGAGCGTGGGCGATCGCGTGCAATTGTGGGAGTACCAAAACGGCCCGATGCGGTTGTGCAAAGAAAAAAACAACGCCGAAATTGTCTGGAGCCAAGCCGAAAAAGTGATGAATGCGCAGATCGCGCAATGGTTTGGCAAAAAAGACGTGCAAACGCTCAAATCGGATTCAATTGAGCCACAAGCCGATCAACGCAGCCAAGCTTGGCGATACACGATGATTTTGCTGGCGATTAATTTGCCTTTGGTTTTATTTGGGCACGATGTGATCGAGGCGCTGTTTTGGACGGGGATGGCGGCGTATATGCTGCATTGGCCGTTGAATAAAGGTGAATCAGACTAA
- the flgC gene encoding flagellar basal body rod protein FlgC: protein MSMFRVFDVAASGMRAQSARLNAVASNLANAESVTSSNGQPYRAKQVVFQAQPISPVNQQSVGVQVAGVIEDQAPPKLVFDPKSPFADANGYVAMPNVNVVDEMTNMISASRSYQTNIDVMNTAKTLLLRTLSLGQV from the coding sequence ATGTCGATGTTTCGTGTTTTTGATGTAGCCGCCTCGGGCATGCGCGCCCAGTCTGCGCGCCTTAATGCTGTGGCAAGTAATTTGGCCAATGCTGAATCGGTAACAAGCTCTAACGGCCAACCCTACCGCGCTAAGCAGGTGGTGTTTCAGGCGCAGCCAATTTCGCCAGTAAACCAGCAATCGGTCGGCGTGCAAGTGGCAGGTGTAATTGAAGATCAAGCACCACCGAAATTAGTGTTCGACCCCAAAAGCCCGTTTGCCGACGCCAATGGCTATGTGGCGATGCCGAATGTGAATGTGGTCGACGAAATGACCAATATGATTTCCGCCTCGCGCTCGTATCAAACCAATATTGACGTTATGAATACCGCCAAGACATTGCTGCTGCGCACTTTGTCGCTCGGTCAGGTTTAA
- a CDS encoding polyamine aminopropyltransferase translates to MREKLLILSVFIVASCGLAYELIAAALASYLMGDSVLQFSSIIGCYLFAMGIGSHLSKYVPEARTLDRFIEIELLVGLIGGLSATMLFVVFAWAAAPFRSVLYVLVFLTGTLVGMEIPLVMRVLNQRKTDFAELVSRVLTFDYMGALAVSLLFPLVLAPHLGLARSALLFGLVNVGIALFTTKIFRNELAHAKLHLLRGGVVAFVLLGALLGADKLTKWSENTLYGDEIIHAQTTPYQRLLITQWKNDTRLYINGNLQFSSRDEYRYHEALVHPVLEKLPQAKSVLVLGGGDGLAVREILKYPHIEHITLVDLDPAMTDLFTHNEKLVGFNQRALSNPKVKVVNADAAQWIEQNQQIFDAIIIDFPDPSNFALGKLYSVPMYRLVKKHLSENGLMVVQSTSPLHAPRSYWCINETLKDVGLYTTPYHAFVPSFGEWGFILAGKQSGYTPPTSYRVKTKFLDGETTRQMFFFPPDMQPVKVEANRLNNQSLVHYFEQDWSQVIR, encoded by the coding sequence ATGCGAGAAAAACTGCTGATTCTTTCGGTTTTTATTGTGGCTTCTTGCGGCTTGGCTTACGAGTTGATTGCCGCGGCGCTCGCCAGCTATTTAATGGGCGATTCGGTGCTGCAATTTTCATCGATTATCGGCTGCTATTTATTTGCGATGGGCATCGGCTCGCATCTGTCTAAATATGTACCCGAAGCACGCACGCTCGATCGCTTTATTGAAATTGAGCTTTTGGTCGGCCTGATCGGTGGCCTATCGGCGACGATGCTGTTTGTCGTGTTCGCGTGGGCGGCCGCGCCGTTTCGCTCAGTGCTGTATGTGTTGGTGTTTTTAACCGGCACACTGGTCGGGATGGAAATTCCGCTGGTGATGCGGGTACTGAATCAGCGCAAAACCGATTTTGCCGAGCTGGTCAGCCGCGTGCTAACGTTTGACTATATGGGCGCGCTGGCGGTGTCTCTGCTGTTTCCGCTGGTGCTGGCGCCGCATTTAGGCCTTGCGCGTTCGGCCTTGCTGTTTGGTTTGGTCAACGTTGGCATTGCCTTGTTCACAACCAAAATTTTCCGCAACGAATTAGCGCACGCCAAGCTGCATTTATTGCGCGGCGGTGTCGTGGCCTTCGTCTTGCTTGGCGCATTGCTTGGCGCGGATAAACTAACCAAGTGGAGCGAAAACACGCTGTACGGCGACGAAATCATCCACGCGCAAACCACGCCCTACCAGCGGCTATTGATCACGCAGTGGAAAAACGACACACGGCTCTACATCAACGGCAATTTGCAGTTTTCCAGCCGCGACGAATACCGTTACCACGAAGCGCTAGTTCATCCGGTGCTGGAAAAACTGCCGCAGGCCAAATCGGTGCTGGTGCTCGGTGGTGGCGATGGGCTGGCGGTGCGCGAGATTTTGAAATACCCGCATATCGAGCACATTACGCTGGTCGATCTTGACCCGGCGATGACCGACTTATTTACCCATAACGAAAAGCTGGTTGGTTTTAATCAGCGTGCGCTGTCCAATCCAAAAGTCAAAGTCGTCAACGCCGATGCTGCACAGTGGATTGAGCAAAACCAGCAGATTTTCGACGCGATTATTATTGATTTCCCCGACCCAAGTAATTTTGCGTTGGGTAAATTGTATTCAGTGCCGATGTATCGTTTGGTTAAAAAACACCTGAGTGAAAACGGGCTAATGGTGGTGCAATCAACATCGCCACTACATGCCCCCCGCTCGTATTGGTGTATCAACGAAACACTGAAAGACGTCGGGCTATATACCACCCCTTACCATGCTTTCGTTCCGTCATTTGGCGAATGGGGTTTTATTTTGGCGGGCAAGCAGTCTGGCTATACGCCACCGACGTCGTACCGCGTCAAAACCAAGTTCCTCGACGGTGAAACCACGCGGCAGATGTTCTTCTTCCCGCCCGATATGCAGCCGGTAAAAGTCGAAGCGAACCGATTAAACAACCAATCGCTGGTGCATTATTTCGAGCAAGATTGGTCGCAGGTGATACGTTAA